A genomic region of Candidatus Dormiibacterota bacterium contains the following coding sequences:
- a CDS encoding O-antigen ligase family protein — MRTERALLGLFLLLLALAPLPFGSVQPWPRAALAAACLLGGALWVLWRARRGLTLLPWKDPVLVAGVVFALFGAAQVVPLPRSLLSAVSPKALELRDRYEPKPAVAAVPGSTTVASSSPGADWRPMSLYPWVTRRSIFWFIACLTALLVTVDLAAFESSRRAILWTLAGAGAFQAIYGLAEYFSGHQHIFGYVKTRYTEDATGTFINRNHYAGYLEMTLPLTIALAATAIARLRGARAEERGRRAFGAAVIFILALTMATALVCSRSRMGIASMMLAIVGVGSLLGGRGKGRGYAAAALIVAGATFLVFSQGEAASALLDRFALVLDEFKGAIGRGEIWRQTAAMARAFPLVGAGLGTFPSVFPVFRTVGEGTFLDHAHSDYLELAAEAGAVGCLIVLAGGLYVILSVARRPAGPETQGHLGYATLTAVAALSIHSLTDFNLAIPSNALTLAVLLGLTLRWARTPALAVAVSGESGVRSTSWSAVPVALFVAAAVAATVPAVAGGIGPGERAFQSATLLVGPAIGDLEAFLRVHTGDREPPTETGRYLERRIVAAMEVLQEGLRREPLDSDAHLQLARLAMARCAAASLAADEPSGCQSEWMTELRASLGLAPMSTTAYGEVGRLLLAAWPLLDATGRAEASPIIERARALNPADQGLRADRAALGAAP, encoded by the coding sequence ATGCGCACAGAGCGCGCGCTCCTGGGGCTGTTCCTCCTCCTTCTGGCTCTGGCGCCTCTGCCGTTCGGGTCGGTACAACCCTGGCCGCGCGCGGCTCTCGCGGCCGCCTGCCTGCTCGGGGGGGCTCTCTGGGTCCTCTGGCGCGCGCGGCGCGGTCTGACCCTTTTGCCGTGGAAGGACCCGGTCCTGGTGGCCGGTGTTGTCTTCGCCCTTTTCGGCGCCGCGCAGGTGGTCCCTCTGCCACGCAGTCTTCTCTCGGCCGTCTCCCCCAAGGCGCTCGAGCTCCGCGATCGGTACGAGCCGAAGCCGGCCGTTGCCGCCGTCCCCGGGAGCACGACCGTCGCGTCGTCGAGCCCCGGAGCGGACTGGCGCCCCATGTCGCTCTATCCCTGGGTCACGCGCCGCTCGATCTTCTGGTTCATCGCCTGCCTCACGGCTCTTCTCGTGACCGTCGACCTCGCGGCCTTCGAGTCGTCCCGGCGGGCGATCCTGTGGACCCTGGCGGGGGCCGGCGCGTTCCAGGCGATCTACGGGCTGGCGGAGTACTTCAGCGGGCATCAGCACATCTTCGGGTACGTCAAGACGCGCTACACCGAGGACGCGACCGGCACGTTCATCAATCGGAACCACTACGCCGGCTATCTCGAGATGACCCTGCCGCTGACGATCGCCCTCGCGGCCACGGCGATCGCGCGGCTGCGCGGCGCCCGGGCGGAGGAGCGGGGGAGACGTGCCTTCGGCGCAGCGGTCATCTTCATCCTCGCCTTGACGATGGCGACCGCGCTCGTCTGTTCGCGCTCCCGCATGGGGATCGCCAGCATGATGCTGGCTATCGTCGGCGTCGGGTCGCTTCTCGGAGGGCGGGGGAAGGGGCGGGGCTACGCGGCGGCGGCCTTGATTGTCGCGGGTGCTACGTTTCTCGTCTTCAGCCAGGGTGAGGCCGCGTCGGCGCTCCTCGATCGCTTCGCCCTGGTGCTCGATGAATTCAAGGGGGCCATCGGCCGCGGGGAGATCTGGCGCCAGACCGCCGCGATGGCCCGCGCCTTTCCTCTTGTCGGCGCCGGCCTCGGCACCTTCCCATCCGTCTTCCCTGTGTTCCGGACCGTCGGCGAGGGGACCTTCCTGGACCACGCCCACAGCGATTACCTCGAGCTGGCCGCCGAGGCGGGCGCCGTCGGGTGCCTCATCGTCCTGGCCGGGGGGCTCTACGTGATTCTTTCCGTGGCGCGGCGGCCCGCGGGGCCGGAGACCCAGGGGCACCTCGGGTACGCCACGCTGACGGCGGTCGCGGCCCTGTCGATCCACTCCCTGACCGACTTCAACCTGGCGATCCCGAGCAACGCACTGACGCTGGCGGTTCTTCTGGGGCTCACGCTGCGATGGGCGCGGACGCCGGCGCTGGCCGTCGCCGTGTCGGGGGAGAGCGGCGTCCGATCGACCTCGTGGAGCGCCGTGCCCGTCGCTTTGTTCGTGGCCGCCGCGGTCGCGGCGACGGTGCCCGCGGTCGCGGGAGGAATCGGCCCGGGTGAGCGCGCGTTTCAATCGGCGACACTCCTGGTCGGGCCGGCGATCGGGGATCTGGAGGCGTTCCTGCGCGTCCACACGGGGGACCGGGAGCCGCCGACCGAGACCGGTCGCTATCTCGAGAGGCGAATCGTGGCGGCGATGGAGGTGCTGCAAGAGGGGCTGCGGCGTGAGCCGCTCGACTCTGACGCACACCTCCAGCTGGCGCGGCTGGCCATGGCCCGCTGCGCGGCCGCGTCGCTCGCGGCCGACGAGCCTTCCGGCTGCCAGTCCGAATGGATGACGGAACTGCGCGCCTCGCTCGGCCTGGCGCCGATGAGCACGACAGCCTATGGCGAGGTTGGCAGGCTCCTGCTCGCGGCATGGCCGCTCCTCGACGCGACCGGGAGGGCCGAGGCGTCGCCGATCATCGAGCGGGCCCGGGCGCTGAATCCGGCCGACCAGGGGCTCCGCGCCGACAGGGCGGCGCTCGGAGCAGCGCCATGA